The genomic DNA gttCGATGCTTTGAacattgttttgattgaatgagaaaattgttggtttgatttatgaaagaaaatgatacgcttgaaagcgtggccacctccagttacaggggagactctggcgaaatttttccaaaaacctaacacttagaaatattttcactataagtgttagaaatacattttgacttgttttcaaattatagatttcgccacgactttatttacaaaatatcggaggtgggatttcacaaaataaaacttgataaatatatatttagtatatgtATTTTTCATAATGTCActtgttatgtgtttatgattattttgtgaaatatacaaatattatttttagggtaaaaataatattaccgtgttaacaactccaaaataatacgaacgccttcgcaataattattttagttacaccggtaattattgttaccactcgatctttaaaacgtaacttacgcatttaaggaaatatttatgaacgcgtattttgcaaggtattattttggaaaatcatgtgaaataaaatataatatttttgagaaaaatatttatattttggagtaagaagtaaaatatatattatgtgagacttaataatatattccgaagttatacgaacgcacatgtattaaatcccccatccttgggaaggaaaataattaccatgtatatacaaaatgtaaacacgaaatagttgtctaactatttcccaaaaacttaaaccataaagctaaggcacggccgtccgtctaatagagttagtacgtgtaggtcgtcgcacagctgcttgatcaggagatatacttggtagagacgcaccactgtgagttcatgttaccccttttctcttaactgttttcagttttctaaactgcgggggtgaaatacttGTTACTATATATctgagtactttatacatggtatggttagcgtcaGGAGgttttactacttagatcatgtgagtgggtaggcggaaacttgaggccattaatcctcagggtaggaccgagggacaggagcggtagatctatctgggtgtagcgagcccagccccaggcccaacagtacggacctcggggtgactttgtgcccaacgcataaatccgctaggtttgagtcttcctacttgcacttcacacatatcaatggccttgcaaaccattgatgacatctttttccttatttgctacataccagggtttttatacatacaaaggtttatttactcacttacacatgaactcgctcaacattattgttgatttttcaacttaaatgtatttcagggaattaaaagatctggcgcggtatgttaggTTTTCCCGCTGCAAggtgttacgaggtcatccgggtttaggggatgtgactctttcctggaagagtcacagtccttaaactgtgtttatgtcatgttgatgtttgtgaaCAATGTTTTTGTTATTAGATTTTAATTcacgttgcatgtgtcaacgtcttcagacaatgttgttgtatttggtttctaaaacttaatttaatggatgatcttgcatggttttatttcatatagctttgttatggttaagctatggtattaagaagtcacaccaaaataaccacgcttccgcaaagccagggtgtgacagcttggtatcagacctctgatcatagcgaactaggattccttctcgagtctagactataatcactagggctctcacgaaaacattttcacactgcataccacttaagtccagatccaaaacgttcttataaacaaatgttgagcacattttatttattatttataggctcagtctgggaggctgaggctcggtctgagaggccgaggctcggtctaagAGACCGAgatagttgtctagtgggactagggagtcagtctgagaggctgagagaatttggctagtgggactaggaagagcagtctgagaggctgggaggaatttggctagtgggactaggaagagcagtctgagaggctgagagaatttggctagtgggactaggaagagcagtctgagaggctgggaggaatttggctagtgggactaggaagagcagtctgagaggctgggagaattggctagtgggactaggaatatcagtctgggaggctgggaggctagtgggactaggagaattatttgattgcttaattggtgaccaatgtgtttacctgattgtatgactgattatttgttcatatttgtgtttatgttacaggcACATGGACTCGTCCAGCACTGGTGATTCAGACACCACGGGCCCTAGacccatagtatcagacgacctagagtcttaagagcgcgaggttcacacatccgacgttactagcacagacgaggatgactttcagccttttgcgttacctgatggtgctgatgagctcgctgatggccctttggcTGGGGACCTACCGCTAGTGGAGATCCCTGCTCCTATACCTTTGGCCGTTTATCCTGCTTACGATATGCTTCTCGACGCTGACGCTGATGGCGACGTCGATCTATTTGATAATGAGCCAATAGAGGACGATGTTCAGGGTGAGGCCCTTCTAGCTACTGATGATCTTTTGTTACTCGCAGATGCTCCAGCTGGggagtcacctgcacactcaccggtcccagactccttcgagtctgtggcctccgcaccgtCACACACTCAGAGTGCGCAACACTTCTCTCACGGTTCAGACCCTGACAGGGCATCCTCTGTCGCCCCTGCtcctagctttgctttcgaccacAATGTcgaggaggattccgatcctgtctttGCCCCAGGATTCGACCCAGACCAGGAGATAGAGTTCATCCACTTGGATCAGCCTATGGTTGACCCAGTAGACCCTGCATTCGCTGACGATGCAGATTTTGATATGGAGTTCgttgatcccgagcctgccatggcccttGAGCCGGTAGTCGCTTCTGACCCagtgtttgagcatgaccctgttcatgctggcGTACCCATTATCGATCCAGTGATTGCTGACCCACCCATTGATGACCATCCTGTTGAtgctccgttgttggagggcgatcatgtcattgctgctgatcatgttgatccccCACTTATCGCTGATGTACCTGTTGACCCTCTTGTTACACCCCATCATGATCCTATGCCTGTGCAGTTTGATCGTGCACTTTTTGAGGCACAGATTGACCCACGAGATGAGCACGCCCAGCATGGGTGgattccacctattcccccacaTACCACCGATGTACACCACATTGATACCTCTTTTTCGttccctcagtttacacctccagctcgacctggagagggttcttcggctcaTCCTTTTGGACACGTACCGACACCTATCCCAGTTGTACCACAGTTTTCACCTGCTATTCCCCCTGTTCCACCATTCTCTGTGCCACCTTTCGATCCAGCCAGTGAGCCATTCCTTTGGTCGtcaccacctgttatgccaccgaccgacccctaccatcctttccatatggggtattccattgaggacgttttgatgtcattTGTTGTCTAGCACGAGGCACTCACacagcgcattcaggagcttaagagagctcagccaccgccgtgccattgtcagggtcagacccaccctaCTTCTTCACAGCACCCTCGATCGTTGTTACCTGACTATGCTGCACGTCTTTtggcactagagcagcaggttacTTCTTGGTTGcgtacccagagagccatggaggaggactggctccatttgcgtcgtttgttctacacccattttccccctcctccaccgccatcagtgtagagctcttcagtaccgtatgggtagacgttggtgagaagacggcgattgctttgactgcacagcatttttggagactacattctgattctgacttttgttgacatgtatatggatgtattgacactgatttgatatagttttggactggggtgatgtagcccttagtcatTGATGATATATGACGCTATTATGTACCTGTACActttactatgtggtctcgatatatggcaatcgcagtatcctcatcatatatgatgtttgattgattatttatgctttatgacatgggatgttgtgtgattgatgtatttaaaacatgggatgttatgtgattagtctatttgtaacatgagatgttatgtactattactatcattatatacatacgctttattatggcctgacctgtgacaactcgagtttctgactttcactttcgcattaaatg from Helianthus annuus cultivar XRQ/B chromosome 7, HanXRQr2.0-SUNRISE, whole genome shotgun sequence includes the following:
- the LOC110932663 gene encoding lysine-rich arabinogalactan protein 19-like; this encodes MVDPVDPAFADDADFDMEFVDPEPAMALEPVVASDPVFEHDPVHAGVPIIDPVIADPPIDDHPVDAPLLEGDHIDPRDEHAQHGWIPPIPPHTTDVHHIDTSFSFPQFTPPARPGEGSSAHPFGHVPTPIPVVPQFSPAIPPVPPFSVPPFDPAS